In a genomic window of Scomber japonicus isolate fScoJap1 chromosome 17, fScoJap1.pri, whole genome shotgun sequence:
- the snap25a gene encoding synaptosomal-associated protein 25-A isoform X2, giving the protein MADDADMRNELSDMQQRADQLADESLESTRRMLQLVEESKDAGIRTLVMLDEQGEQLDRVEDGMNHINQDMKEAEKNLKDLGKCCGLFICPCNKMKSGASKAWGNNQDGVVASQPARVVDEREQMAISGGFIRRVTDDARENEMDENLEQVGGIIGNLRHMALDMGNEIDTQNRQIDRIMEKADSNKTRIDEANQRATKMLGSG; this is encoded by the exons ATGGCAGATGACGCGGACATGCGCAATGAGCTGTCAGACATGCAGCAACGCGCCGACCAGCTGGCCGATGAG TCGCTTGAGAGCACCCGTCGTATGCTGCAGCTAGTGGAAGAG AGCAAAGATGCCGGCATCAGGACTTTGGTTATGTTGGACGAGCAGGGAG AGCAACTCGATCGTGTTGAAGATGGCATGAACCATATCAACCAAGACATGAAGGAAGCCGAGAAAAATTTAAAAGATTTAGGGAAATGCTGTGGGCTTTTCATATGTCCATGTAACAA GATGAAGAGCGGAGCCAGCAAGGCCTGGGGGAACAATCAGGATGGGGTGGTGGCCAGCCAGCCCGCCCGTGTCGTGGACGAGCGCGAACAGATGGCCATCAGCGGAGGCTTCATTCGCAG ggtaACAGACGATGCCCGGGAAAATGAGATGGATGAGAACCTGGAGCAGGTGGGAGGCATCATCGGTAACTTGCGCCACATGGCCCTGGACATGGGCAACGAGATCGACACCCAGAATCGCCAGATCGACAGGATCATGGAGAAG GCCGATTCCAACAAGACCAGGATTGACGAGGCCAACCAGCGCGCCACAAAGATGCTGGGCAGTGGCTAA
- the snap25a gene encoding synaptosomal-associated protein 25-A isoform X1: MADDADMRNELSDMQQRADQLADESLESTRRMLQLVEESKDAGIRTLVMLDEQGEQLERIEEGMDQINKDMKDAEKNLNDLGKFCGLCSCPCNKMKSGASKAWGNNQDGVVASQPARVVDEREQMAISGGFIRRVTDDARENEMDENLEQVGGIIGNLRHMALDMGNEIDTQNRQIDRIMEKADSNKTRIDEANQRATKMLGSG; this comes from the exons ATGGCAGATGACGCGGACATGCGCAATGAGCTGTCAGACATGCAGCAACGCGCCGACCAGCTGGCCGATGAG TCGCTTGAGAGCACCCGTCGTATGCTGCAGCTAGTGGAAGAG AGCAAAGATGCCGGCATCAGGACTTTGGTTATGTTGGACGAGCAGGGAG AGCAACTGGAGCGCATCGAGGAGGGAATGGACCAAATCAATAAGGACATGAAGGATGCAGAAAAGAATTTGAACGATCTAGGGAAATTCTGTGGTCTTTGCTCCTGTCCATGTAACAA GATGAAGAGCGGAGCCAGCAAGGCCTGGGGGAACAATCAGGATGGGGTGGTGGCCAGCCAGCCCGCCCGTGTCGTGGACGAGCGCGAACAGATGGCCATCAGCGGAGGCTTCATTCGCAG ggtaACAGACGATGCCCGGGAAAATGAGATGGATGAGAACCTGGAGCAGGTGGGAGGCATCATCGGTAACTTGCGCCACATGGCCCTGGACATGGGCAACGAGATCGACACCCAGAATCGCCAGATCGACAGGATCATGGAGAAG GCCGATTCCAACAAGACCAGGATTGACGAGGCCAACCAGCGCGCCACAAAGATGCTGGGCAGTGGCTAA